DNA from Candidatus Eisenbacteria bacterium:
TCTTCTTCTCTTCTTCGCCGATCCGATCGTCGCGACGGTCCTTCGCGGGTTCGACGCCGACCGCAGCGCCCTCGCCGTCCGGATGCTCCGAATCATGGCGATCGGCGTTCCCTTCTACATCTATAGCTCGGTGCTAGGCGCTCTCGGATCCGCCGAAAGGGATTTCACGATTCCCGCGCTCCGTCCCGGCCTCCAGAATCTCGGGATGCTCGTCATGATCGTCGCCGCGGCATCGGCGGGGAAGCCGGCGCTCGCGGCATTCGGTTTCTCCGGGGCGTACGCGCTTCTCTCCATCTACGCGACGGCACACCTCCTTCGGCGGCGGCTCTTGCCGATCCGCCTCTCGCTCGAACGCGAGCTCGTTCGCGAAGTATGGGCGAAGCTCTGGGCGCTTCTTCGTCCGCTTGTCCTTCTCTCCTTTCTCTTCGAGGCGAGCGTTCTCGTCGAGCGCGCGGTCGCTTCGCTCCTCGGACCGGGACGAGTCGCGGCGGTCGACTACGCGCGCTACGTCACGGAGACCTTGCACTTTCTTCTGGCGGTGCCGATCGGGATCATCGGGCTCTCGCTATTCGCGAACCTCTCCGAGGAGGAAATCCGGCCGAAGATCGATCGTATCCTCTCTCTGCTCGCTATCTCTCTCCTACCGCTTTCCGCTTTTCTCATCGTGAACGGGAGAGACGTGCTCGCCGTTCTCTACATGCGGGGCCGCTTCGACGAGACTTCGCTTCATGTCACGGAACGTGCCCTCTGGGGATTCAGCCTCGGGCTCTTCGCCTTCAGCGCGAGCTACACACTCCAGCGAATCCTGAACGCCCGCATGCGGAACACCGTCGTCCTACTCGCTGAGACGTTGGGGATCGCGGCGAACATCGCCTTCCTGCTCCTCTTCTATCAGCGCCTCGGTGTCTTGGTAATCGGGCTCGGGGTGACGATCGGATCGCTTGTGTCGCTCCTTGCGTATCTCCTCGCGTTGAGACTCTCGCTCCCTCTTACGAAGAAGGGTCTTGCGGTCGGGCTTTCCGCGGCGCCCGTCTATCTCCTCGCGTCCTGGACCGGTCTCGGATGGCTCGGACGCGGCATCGGCCCTCTCGGCCTACAATCCGTCTTCTTTCTTGTCTATTGGATGATCGTTATTATGATCTTCAAGGATCTTCGCAGGCTCGTTCGCGATCAGATCGGAGGCCGCAAGAGATGAAAGGGCGCCTCTGGGTCGTTGCCCGATCGCTTCCGGTCCACTTCGCGGGCGGCATGGAGCGGATCGCTGTTGACACATGCGCGGGGCTCGCGGAGCGGGGATGGGCGATCGACTTGGCGACCACGCGGCTCGCGAGGGATCCCGGCCTGCCGCCGGGCGTTCGCGTGCACGCCCTCGACGCGCCTCCGGGCGTTCATTCGCTCCGCTTTCGTCGCGCGCTCGCCCGATGGGCGGAGAAGCGAGAGCCGCCGGACGCGCTTCTCTCGATCAGCTTCTCCGCCGGGCCGATCGTCCGAGCGCGATCCGAGATTCCCTCCATCTGCCAAATGCACGGAAGCGCTTGGAGAGAAGCCGCGACGAAACTCCGCCGGCTCGACCCGCGCGGATTGTACAGGCTTTGGCTCCACATCGATCAGGAAAAGCGAACGCTGGCTCTTTACGACAGAATCGTCGCCGTCGGGCCGGCGGTGCACGCGTACTTGAACGCTTTCCCATACGGCTTCCTGAGTCGGGACAAGATCGTCGAGATTCCGAATGGAATCGGCGAGATCCCTCTTGATCCTCCCTCCGCGGAGTCGCGCAAGGCGATTCGAGAGCAGCTCGGGCTCGGGTCTTTCGACCGGCTCATCGTGAGCGCCGGCCGTCTGATTCCCCAGAAGGGAGTCTTCGATCTCGTGCGGGCGTACGAGAAGATGCCTGGCTGCGAGAAGACGGCGCTTCTCATCGCCGGGGGAGGGCGCGACGAAACGCGCATCCGGGACTACTGCCGAAGGCACGCGCTTGCGGGAGTGTGGCTCGCGGGATCTCTTCCGCGAGAAGAGGTCATCGAGGCGATGCGGGTGGCGGATCTCGTGGTCCAGATCGGCACGATTCCGGAGGCGGGGATCCCCTTGGTCGTCATGGAGAGTCTCGCCGTCGGCTGCCCCGTGGTCGTATCCGAACGTCTTCACTTCAGCCACGAGGACGATATCGAACGAGCGATCCTTCGCGTCGATCCGACCGATCGGAACGCAATTGCTCGCGCGCTCGAACGCGGCGTCCACCTCGGGGGCCCATTCCTCGAGATCGCCCGCGCCGCCCGCGATCGGTTTTCTCTTGATGCCATGATCGAGCGCTACGATCGCTTGATCGAAGAAGTGATTGGCGAACGGCGGCGGTAGGAGAAGCCGGAGCCGAACGGGCAACGAAGCGAAGCACCGGATGGAGAGTCGCCGGCAGGACCCGCGCGTCCGACGACACCACCACGGCGGGCGGCGATGGTGGGAGCGGAGAGCCCCGGAGCCGGGGGGCAGGGCTCGCTTGCTCAAACATGTCGCGCGCGGCGCGCGGCAACTCGCCGCTCTGCCTCCCCCCCGTCTCCGGAGCAAGACAGACCTGGTCATGTGGCACCCGCCGTCCGACGACAGACTGCGCCACAACGGCGGGTGACCGCGGCAGATGTCCGCGAGAAGCGCCGTCAAGAAATCGGGTCAGTGGATCTCGGCTCCGGCGGTGACGTTGATCGCCTGGCCGGTCATTCCCGTCGCCTCGGTGACGAGGAAGAGCGCCACCGCCGCAACCTCCTCCGCCGTCACCGCTCTCCGGAACACGCTCTTCTTCGCGAGGGCGGACTTGATCTCCTCGGGGGTCCTTCCGGTCAGCCTCGCCGTCTGCGCGATCGAATCGTTGAGGAGCTTAGTTTCGACGTATCCCGGGCAGATCGCGTTCACGCGGATCCCGTCCCGGGCGACCTCAGCCGCGAGCGCGGCGGTAAACGCCACGACGCCCGCCTTCGAGGCCGAGTAGGCGCTGTTCAGCGGAGCGGGCGTCTTCGCCATGCGCGAGGCGATGTTCACGATGCGGCCGTTCTGAGAATCCGCGAGCGCCGGAAGGCATGCCTTGCAGAAACGATACGTGCCAAAAAGATTCACGTCAAAATCATAAAACCAGCGCTCGGGGTCGGACAGGACGACGGGGGAGATGTACTGAACACCGGCGGCGTTCACCAAAATGTCGAGCCGGCGAAACGTTTCGAGGCAGCCTTCCACACACGCCTGCACGGACCCCGGGATCGTCACGTCGGTCGGAATCGCGACAGCGCCGTAGCCGAGGGGGCGGATCTCCTCGGCGATCCTCCCGATCTCCGCTTCCGTGCGTGCGGCGAGAACGAGGCTCGCCCCTTCCGCGGCGAACCGGCGCGCGATGGCCGCGCCGATCCCGCGTCCCGCGCCGGTGATGATCGCGACGCCGCGTTCGAGCGTACCCATCTACGACAGATAGTCCTCGATCTTCCGGAGCGCCTTTCGGATGTTCTCGACCGAGTTCGCGTACGAGAGCCTGAGGAACCCTTGTCCGTTCGCCCCGAACGACGTCCCCGAGAGGGTGGCGACCCCGGCCTGGTCGAGAAGCTCCCTTTCAAGTTCCTGCGACTTCTTCCCGGTTCCCGAGATGTTCGGGAAGGCGTAGAACGCTCCCTTCGGCATCCGGCACCGGAATCCCTCGATCTTGTTGAGACCCTCGACGATCACTTCGCGTCTCTTCTTGAACTCGGCCACCATTCTCTTCACCGCGTCCTGAGGCCCCGTGATCGCCTCGATCGCCGCCCACTGGCTGAAATGCGACGTGCACGAGACGGTGTTGATGTTGAGGCGCGTCACATGCGGCACCAGAAACTCGGGGAAGTAGCCGTACCCAAGCCGCCATCCGGTCATCGAGTAGCTCTTCGATAGACCATCCAGAAGAATCGTTCGGTCGATCATTCCAGGCAAAGAGAGAATGCTCTCGTGTTTTCCGTCATAAATGATGTTGATATAAACTTCATCGGAGAGCACGAAGATGTCGTTCCGGACCGCGACCTCGGCGATCGCCTCGAGATCCTGCCGCGCGAGAACCCCGCCCGTCGGGTTCTGTGGGGAGTTGATGATGATGAGCTTCGTCTTCTCCGTCACAAGCGAGCGGAACTCGTCCGGATCGAAACGGAAGTCCTTCTCCTCGCGGAGGGGAAGGGGAACCGGCTTCGCTCCGATGAAGCGAATCATCGACTCATAGATCGGAAAACCCGGATTCGGGTAGATCACCTCGTCCCCCTCGTCGACGAGAGCGAGGATCGTGTTCGTCATGACCGGCTTCGCGCCGGGGAAGACGACCACCCGATCCGGCTTCAGCGACACGCCGCGGCGCTTTCCCGCATCGACCGCGATCGCCTCGCGAAGCTCGGGGATTCCGGGAGCGGGGCAATAGCCCGTCTTCCCGTCCCGCAGCGCCTTCATCGCGGCTTCCTTGATGTTGTCCGGAGTCTGGAAATCGGGCTCGCCGATCTCGAGGTGAACGATCTCTTTTCCCTGGCGCTCGAGCGCTTTCGCGCGGGCCAGAACTTCGAAGGCCGTCTCGGTGCCGAGAAGCCCCATACGCGCCGCGACCATGTCCGCCGTGTTTCGAGCCATGAGAGAACCCCTTGTATGAGAGAATCCGCCGCCTCGTTCCGGATCATTGTCACACCAAGAACACGAACGGTCAAGACGGATCGGCGATCGATCGTCAAGCCCTTCGCGCGGGCGGCGCGTCAGGGGCGTTTCACCCGGAGCGAGCGGAGGCGATTGAGGGCGGCGGCGAGCTCCAACGGCCGGAAAGCGGCGAGGTCCCCCGCGCGGCGCGCGGAAAGCGCGTCGAGTCCCGACTCCGCGAGCTCGGCTTCGAGCGCGTCGAGGATCTCCTTGAGGGAACGCCTCCCGTTCATCCACTTCCCGCGGGCGTAAAGGATCGCTTCGGCGATCGCTCGGGTCTGGCTCGCGTCCACGATCTGCGAGACGGCGGAAAGATCGAGCGTCTCCTTTCCGAACTGAACGGCACGGCGGCCGCGCACTCGAATGCTCACCTCGCGCCTTCCGCGGCTCGGATCGATGCTCTCGGGAAGCGGAACGCGCGCGGCGACATTCCCGAAGCGGCTTTCTTCCTCGCTCATCCTCTCCCCGCGATGACGCGCCGCGATCGCCTTCGCATCGGCGGTCGCGTCGACCGGCAGGTAGTCGTTCATCCAGATCACCGTGTCGGCGACGTCGAAGTAGTCCCCGCTTCCGCCCGCCACGAGAATCGTCGAGACCCCCTTCTCCTCGTAGAGGATTCGGACCTTGTCGACGAAAGGCGTGATCGGTTCCTTCTCCTTGGCGACGAGCTGTCGCATGCGCCGATCGCGGATCATGAAGTTCGTCGCCGCCGTGTCCTCGTCGATGAGAAGAACGCGAGCGCCCGCTTCGAGCGCCTCGATGATGTTCGCCGCCTGCGAAGTGGAGCCGGATGCATTGTCGCTCGAGAAGAAGTCCGTCCTCGCACCGAACGGGAGATCGCCGATGAAGGGAGTGATGTCGACCCCTTCGACGCGGCGGCCGTCCTCGGCGCGGATCTTCACCGCGGTCGGATCGGTCACGACGAGCTCGCGGCCGTCTCCCGGAATGTGGTTGTACACGCCTCTTTCGATCGCGGCGAGCAGGGTCGACTTTCCGTGAAAGCCCCCGCCGACGACGAGCGTCACCCCCCGGGGGATGCCCATCCCCGTAACCCGTCCCCCGTTCGGTAGATCGAAGCTCGCGCGGAGCGACGGCGGCGATTCGAAGGGAATCGCTCTCTCGGCGAGCGGCCGGTCATCGACTCCGGAGCGTCTTGGAAGAATAGAACCTTCCGCGACGAAAGCGACGAGCCCCATCGAGTCGAGCGCCGCGCGAAGAAAGTCCGTGTCCTCGTTCGCTAAGACCGCGCGCTCGATCGCAGCAAGATCGCTTGAAGCATAGAACAGCGAACTGCGCACGATCTCGGGAAGCTCGTCGAGGAGCATTGCCTCCGCCTCGCGGCCGAGGATTCGCCGCCCAACGGCGGGAAGACCCGCCGCGAAGCGGGCCTCGACGAAGCGATCGTCCACCAAGACTGCGGTTCTCTCCAGAACCTCCTGGCCCGGGCGATCGATCTCGATGAGACCGCTCTTTCCCGAACCCCGCCGCCCGCGGACGCGCCGGGCGGCGTCGGCGAAGGCGCACGCGAGAAACGAAGCAAGAGCGATCGAACGGCTCTTCCCCCGCCTCGTCTTCTCCGGAAAGCGCGCCGCGCTTTGCGGGACGAGCACGCGAAGGCGGCTCGGCGCCGCGAAAGGATCTCCCTGCACGTGGTCGATCAAGAGCTCGAAATCAGCGAACGCATAGCGGCCGTGGATCTCTCGGTACGCCCCATATCCGGCGCCGTCGATCCGGCGGAGAAGCTCGCGGAGATCGTCTTCGCGGCGCGCGCTCATCCTAGGCGCGCTCTCGCCGGATCGTCTCCACGATTCGTTCGGCCCGATAGGAGCTCCTCACGAGCGGTCCCGACTCCGCGTGAACGAAGCCGAGATCGATCGCGAGATTTTTCCAGCGTTCAAAGGTTTCAGGCGGAACGAAGCGGATGACCGGATGGTGCTTCTTCGTCGGCTGGAGATACTGGCCGATCGTAACGGCTCGGACGCCGGCCTCCGCGAGATCTCCGAGAAGCTCGTCCACTTCTCCGTCCTCCTCGCCGAGACCGACCATGAGACCCGACTTCACGATCTGGCGCGGGCTCTTGATTCGCGAGGCGGTTCGAAGAACGCCGAGGGACCGCTCGTACGCGTGGCGAAAGCGGATCTTCGGATAAAGGCGCTTCACCGTCTCGACGTTGTGTCCGACGACGAGGGGATCCGCCTCGACGACGGCGCGGAGGAGATCCTCTCGGCCGTCGAAATCGGGGATGAGCACTTCGACCTCGCAGCCGGGGTTCTTCTCGCGGACGCGGCGCAGCGTCTCGGCGAACGCGCCGGCGCCGAGGTCGGGGAGATCGTCCCGGTCGACCGATGTGATCACGGCGAAGCGAAGGCGTAGCCGGGCGACCGCCTCGGCGACCGCGAACGGCTCTTCGAGATCGAGCGCGTCGGGGCGCCCGCTCGTCACCGCGCAGAAACCGCAGGCGCGCGTGCAGATTCCCCCGAGAATGAGGAACGTCGCGGTCCCGCTCCCCCAGCACTCGTGCCGGTTCGGGCAGCGCGCCTCCTCGCAAACCGTGTGCAATCGGTCCCCACCGACCGCCGCGCTCACCTCGCGGAAGACATCGTTCGTCTCGAAGCGAACCTTGAGCCATGAAGGTCTTTTCTCGGTGCGAAGAAACATCGGCTTATCCGTTCGATCCATCCTCGCGAATCGGAATCCGGTCGAAGACCTCGGAGAAGCGGACCGCTATCCGATCCGCCGCCTCGGCGACCGAGATCGCGCGCCCGGCGAGGCGCGAGAGCGTCGTGACCCCTTTCCCCTCGATGCCGCACGGCACGATCTTCCGGTACGCCGCCAACGAACAGCAGACGTTCAGCGCGAAGCCGTGCGAGGTGACCCAGCGGGAGATCCGCACGCCGATCGCGGCGACCTTCTCGCCCCCCGCCCAGACCCCGGTGTAGCCGGGCACGCGCCCGGCGACCACGCCGAAATCGACGAGCGTTCGGATGATCGCTTCCTCGAGATCGCGCACGTAGCGGACCACGTCCTTCCGATCGGGTTCGAGCGAGAGGATCGGGTAGCCGACGAGCTGCCCGGGCCCGTGCCAGGTCACGTCGCCGCCGCGGTCGGTGTGAACGACATCCGCGCCCAACGTCCCCGCGGCCCCCTTGACGTGGCAGAGATCCCCTCGCCGCCCCAGCGTGTACACGGAAGGGTGTTCGAGAAGCAGAAGATGGTCGACGGTCTCCTCGCGCTTTCTCTTCTCGACGAGATTCCTTTGCAGCTCCCACGCATGGAGGTAAGGAACCTCGCCGAGCATTCGGACGCGAAGAGGCGCGCGCGTTCCGATCAATCCAGGACCTCCTCGGGGAAGCTCTCGATTCTCTCCTTGAAGAACGCCATGAACTGATCGGCGACGGCGCCGTCGATCGCGCGATGATCGAATGAGAGCGAGAAGTGGACGATCTCGCGGATCGCGATGGCGTCGTCCACAACGACCGGCCTCTTCCTCGCGCCGCCCATTCCGAGAATCGCCACGTTCGGCTGGTTGATGACGGGGAAGTTGAAGAGCGCTCCATAAGGCCCCGGGTTCGTGATCGTGAACGTCGCGCCACGGACCTCGTCCGGGACGAGCTTCTTCGCGCGCGCGCGCACGGAGAGATCCTGGATGGAGCGCGCGATCTCTCCGATGCCGAGGAGCTCGGCGCGCTCGATCACCGGAACGATGAGCCCGTCCTCGAGCGCGACCGCAACCCCGATGTTCACCGACTTGTGGTAAACGATCGTGTCTCCCGCGACCGACGCGTTGAGCACGGGGAAGCGAAGAATCGCGGGAACGATCGAGTGGACCACCATCGCGGTCAGCGTGAGACGCGCGCCGTGCCGCGTTTCGAACTCGACCTTCCTCGCTGCGCGGATTCGCTGGGCGCGCGTGACGTCCACTTCGAAAACGGTGAGAACGTGCGGCGAAGTTCGCTTGCTGTGGACCATATGCTCGGCGATCTTCTTGCGCATCGTCGACATGGGGACCGCGACCGACTCCTCGCCGAGAGGAGAGAACTCCTCCGCCGCGGTGGGCAGGGGAGAAACGCCGGGGAGAGCGGATGCGGCTTCCCTCTCTCCTTCGACGAACGCGAGCACGTCCCTCTTGCTCACACGGCCGCCCCGTCCGGTGCCGGGGATCCGCGCGATCTCGAGGCCGCGCTCCCTCGCGATGCGGCGCGCGATCGGAGAGGAACGGACATCGCTCCGATCGACCGGCGGCGCGCCCGCGGACGGGATCGGGGCGGACGGAGCTTTCGTTTCAGGCTTCGGCGCCGCCGGCTTCGTCCCGAGCGGAATCGAGGGGGCCGCCGCGACGGGAGGCTTCTCGGCCGGCTTCTTCCTCTCCGGCATCCCCGCGTCCTCCTCTCCGAGAGGAGAGATCTCGGCCACCGCGCGCCCCACCTCGACGGTCGTTCCCTCGGGGACGAGGATCTTCCCCACGACTCCTGCCTCGGGCGAGGGGATTTCCGCATCGACCTTGTCGGTCGAGATCTCGAAGAGCGGAGCATCCTTCTCGACAAGGTCCCCTTCCTTGACGAGCCATTTGATGATCGTTCCTTCGGCGACGCTCTCCCCCATCTGGGGCATCTTTACTTCCATACCGACTCCCGTGCCGACACCATGCCCTAGTCCTTTAGATATGAATCGCTCCATCCCCCGCGGAGAGCGCCGCCTCGCGGATCGCCTCTGAAAGGGTGGGGTGAGGATGAATCGTGCCGCCGAGCTCTTCGATACCTCCCTCGGCGCGCATCAGGGCGACGACCCCGGAGAGCAGCTCGGTGACGCGAGGCCCGATCATGTGCGCTCCGAGAATCTCCCCGTACTTCTCGCCCGCGACGATCTTGACGAAACCGGTCGTCTCGCCGATCACCGACGCCTTGGAGTTCGCCGTGAAGGGGAACTTCCCCACGCGAACCTCGCGCCCGCCTTCTCTCGCGCGCTCCTCCGAGATCCCGACCGAGGCGACTTCCGGAATCGAGTAGACGCACGAGGGAACGAGGTCGTGATCGACCGGTTCGGGATCGCGGCCCGCGATCGCCTCGACCGCGACGATCCCTTCCTCGGAGGCAAGGTGCGCGAGCGCCGCGGTTTTCACCACGTCTCCGATCGCATAGATACCCGGGATGTTCGTTTCCATTCGCGGCCCCACCTGAATATAGCCGCGTTCCCGGACAACCCCCAACTCGTCGAGCCCGAGGCCGTCGGTCGCGGGATTCCTCCCGACGGCGACGAGAAGCCTGTCGGCGGAAACGACCTCTCCTTCACCGCCCCCGGTCTTCTCGATCGTCACGCGGAGGTCCTTGCCGCTCGCTTCTACGGAAGAGAACTTCGTTCCGACCTTCACGTCGATTCCGCGTTTCTTGAACGCGCGGGCGAGCTCCAGCCCGAGATCCGCGTCCATGAGCGGGAGGAGCGAGGGGAGCATCTCGACGAGCGTCACCCGGCAACCGAAGCTGCGGAAGAGAGAGGCGAACTCGACGCCGACCGCGCCGCCGCCGAGCAC
Protein-coding regions in this window:
- a CDS encoding glycosyltransferase family 4 protein; the protein is MKGRLWVVARSLPVHFAGGMERIAVDTCAGLAERGWAIDLATTRLARDPGLPPGVRVHALDAPPGVHSLRFRRALARWAEKREPPDALLSISFSAGPIVRARSEIPSICQMHGSAWREAATKLRRLDPRGLYRLWLHIDQEKRTLALYDRIVAVGPAVHAYLNAFPYGFLSRDKIVEIPNGIGEIPLDPPSAESRKAIREQLGLGSFDRLIVSAGRLIPQKGVFDLVRAYEKMPGCEKTALLIAGGGRDETRIRDYCRRHALAGVWLAGSLPREEVIEAMRVADLVVQIGTIPEAGIPLVVMESLAVGCPVVVSERLHFSHEDDIERAILRVDPTDRNAIARALERGVHLGGPFLEIARAARDRFSLDAMIERYDRLIEEVIGERRR
- a CDS encoding SDR family oxidoreductase, giving the protein MGTLERGVAIITGAGRGIGAAIARRFAAEGASLVLAARTEAEIGRIAEEIRPLGYGAVAIPTDVTIPGSVQACVEGCLETFRRLDILVNAAGVQYISPVVLSDPERWFYDFDVNLFGTYRFCKACLPALADSQNGRIVNIASRMAKTPAPLNSAYSASKAGVVAFTAALAAEVARDGIRVNAICPGYVETKLLNDSIAQTARLTGRTPEEIKSALAKKSVFRRAVTAEEVAAVALFLVTEATGMTGQAINVTAGAEIH
- a CDS encoding pyridoxal phosphate-dependent aminotransferase, with product MARNTADMVAARMGLLGTETAFEVLARAKALERQGKEIVHLEIGEPDFQTPDNIKEAAMKALRDGKTGYCPAPGIPELREAIAVDAGKRRGVSLKPDRVVVFPGAKPVMTNTILALVDEGDEVIYPNPGFPIYESMIRFIGAKPVPLPLREEKDFRFDPDEFRSLVTEKTKLIIINSPQNPTGGVLARQDLEAIAEVAVRNDIFVLSDEVYINIIYDGKHESILSLPGMIDRTILLDGLSKSYSMTGWRLGYGYFPEFLVPHVTRLNINTVSCTSHFSQWAAIEAITGPQDAVKRMVAEFKKRREVIVEGLNKIEGFRCRMPKGAFYAFPNISGTGKKSQELERELLDQAGVATLSGTSFGANGQGFLRLSYANSVENIRKALRKIEDYLS
- a CDS encoding ABC-ATPase domain-containing protein; this translates as MSARREDDLRELLRRIDGAGYGAYREIHGRYAFADFELLIDHVQGDPFAAPSRLRVLVPQSAARFPEKTRRGKSRSIALASFLACAFADAARRVRGRRGSGKSGLIEIDRPGQEVLERTAVLVDDRFVEARFAAGLPAVGRRILGREAEAMLLDELPEIVRSSLFYASSDLAAIERAVLANEDTDFLRAALDSMGLVAFVAEGSILPRRSGVDDRPLAERAIPFESPPSLRASFDLPNGGRVTGMGIPRGVTLVVGGGFHGKSTLLAAIERGVYNHIPGDGRELVVTDPTAVKIRAEDGRRVEGVDITPFIGDLPFGARTDFFSSDNASGSTSQAANIIEALEAGARVLLIDEDTAATNFMIRDRRMRQLVAKEKEPITPFVDKVRILYEEKGVSTILVAGGSGDYFDVADTVIWMNDYLPVDATADAKAIAARHRGERMSEEESRFGNVAARVPLPESIDPSRGRREVSIRVRGRRAVQFGKETLDLSAVSQIVDASQTRAIAEAILYARGKWMNGRRSLKEILDALEAELAESGLDALSARRAGDLAAFRPLELAAALNRLRSLRVKRP
- the lipA gene encoding lipoyl synthase; the encoded protein is MFLRTEKRPSWLKVRFETNDVFREVSAAVGGDRLHTVCEEARCPNRHECWGSGTATFLILGGICTRACGFCAVTSGRPDALDLEEPFAVAEAVARLRLRFAVITSVDRDDLPDLGAGAFAETLRRVREKNPGCEVEVLIPDFDGREDLLRAVVEADPLVVGHNVETVKRLYPKIRFRHAYERSLGVLRTASRIKSPRQIVKSGLMVGLGEEDGEVDELLGDLAEAGVRAVTIGQYLQPTKKHHPVIRFVPPETFERWKNLAIDLGFVHAESGPLVRSSYRAERIVETIRRERA
- the lipB gene encoding lipoyl(octanoyl) transferase LipB, coding for MLGEVPYLHAWELQRNLVEKRKREETVDHLLLLEHPSVYTLGRRGDLCHVKGAAGTLGADVVHTDRGGDVTWHGPGQLVGYPILSLEPDRKDVVRYVRDLEEAIIRTLVDFGVVAGRVPGYTGVWAGGEKVAAIGVRISRWVTSHGFALNVCCSLAAYRKIVPCGIEGKGVTTLSRLAGRAISVAEAADRIAVRFSEVFDRIPIREDGSNG
- a CDS encoding 2-oxo acid dehydrogenase subunit E2 codes for the protein MERFISKGLGHGVGTGVGMEVKMPQMGESVAEGTIIKWLVKEGDLVEKDAPLFEISTDKVDAEIPSPEAGVVGKILVPEGTTVEVGRAVAEISPLGEEDAGMPERKKPAEKPPVAAAPSIPLGTKPAAPKPETKAPSAPIPSAGAPPVDRSDVRSSPIARRIARERGLEIARIPGTGRGGRVSKRDVLAFVEGEREAASALPGVSPLPTAAEEFSPLGEESVAVPMSTMRKKIAEHMVHSKRTSPHVLTVFEVDVTRAQRIRAARKVEFETRHGARLTLTAMVVHSIVPAILRFPVLNASVAGDTIVYHKSVNIGVAVALEDGLIVPVIERAELLGIGEIARSIQDLSVRARAKKLVPDEVRGATFTITNPGPYGALFNFPVINQPNVAILGMGGARKRPVVVDDAIAIREIVHFSLSFDHRAIDGAVADQFMAFFKERIESFPEEVLD
- the lpdA gene encoding dihydrolipoyl dehydrogenase — protein: MPQVYDLVVIGSGPGGYVAAIRAAQLGLRTAVVEKERAPGGTCLHWGCIPTKVLLHAAEMKESLEHMKQYGIEAKDVSIDWTKLMRRKKAVVDKNAKGVEYLLKKQKVEVVPGTAFIEAPGRVRAAAEGAAPRVLETRNIVVATGSRVASVPGADFDGERILSSDDALSIERAPDSMMVLGGGAVGVEFASLFRSFGCRVTLVEMLPSLLPLMDADLGLELARAFKKRGIDVKVGTKFSSVEASGKDLRVTIEKTGGGEGEVVSADRLLVAVGRNPATDGLGLDELGVVRERGYIQVGPRMETNIPGIYAIGDVVKTAALAHLASEEGIVAVEAIAGRDPEPVDHDLVPSCVYSIPEVASVGISEERAREGGREVRVGKFPFTANSKASVIGETTGFVKIVAGEKYGEILGAHMIGPRVTELLSGVVALMRAEGGIEELGGTIHPHPTLSEAIREAALSAGDGAIHI